AATAAAGCAAGCATCAATTTTACATCAACAAGCATGCGTCAATAAAAAtcagtgaaaaacaaaattttagtttttttccccaagtcaaaaatattaattgacctgaatcaacctaaatacatcctttataccaacaaaactcatttttatgAAAAGAAACGACTCTTTAAGGTGTACATACAGATTCAAGACTgcgtttatatattatatataaatcatgttaatatataatgttttctGCAGTCAAGTCTAATCATTATTTACACTTTATCATTACCtgcattatattatttttattttatactgtggaatcatttattttgtattgttcTTATTACCTCATCAGTTTCAGATGAACAGCTTCTATATAGAACCATAAAGGGTTCTGTAATGGGATCTTTATGGATTTAGATTCaattaattagtttaattttatgaattaaacagctcataaacaaaaaaactgaaataacctgttaaacatgaaattatgaAGTCATTAATTTCAATAACAtgcaataacatttttgtttgattCTAGAACCcaagagttctatatagaaccccatttaacctttatttataaGAGTGTActgtattgtgtgtgtataattgtTTATTCTTATAATTTTTACTATTGTGCCTTATTGTGTATTCGCTCTCTCATATTTATTGTCTTTGAATGTTATTGTTTCTTATGCCCGTCTGTCATGAAAGGAATGGACAAAATGAGTATTTCTTTGCACTATAGAGTACAGATGACATTAGAGTCTTGTGTTCTCAGTCGCCGGCCTGCAGTGTTACGGCTGTAACGTCTTCCACGGGCAGAAGTATGTGGACGTGGGCTGCAGCCGTCCGGAGGTCATCACGTGCACACACTCGCACAAGGGCTTCAAGCACCGCTTCTGCATCAAGACGGAGAGCAGTGAGTCACGTAGACGGCCCTAAACTCTGGCCTTTCTCAACATGTCGCTGTGTGTCAGTCCTCTGTATTTATGTGGATGAATCGACACTGACCCACATATGCAAAGATTACAGAGTTTAATCTTCTGCTATTCTTTGGACATTCAGACATTCAACAGGAAATAACCTCATAAATATCTGACATCTGCATGACATACCAACACTGAACAATACTGGTGttggatttactttgaaaccaGTAAACTTAACCAATAATTACAACGTTGAATTAAATGTGGAATATTGAagcagaaagactgaaatagtattttcttataaaaacatactccaataatctttgttttatttacaactccaaaaagtaatttttacagTGACCAGCCCAGAATATAGacctgtaaaaaatatataaaaaatcatttattttagtaaaatcCAATTGTCCAATTGATTCATCCAGTGTATTTGAATTTACAAAATTGAAAAAGTTTGGGAAGTaagcaaaactcaaaaaaagtagaagtaactgtaattaaattacagaagtaatcccttactttactttttcaagggaaaagtaattaaatgacaGTAATTAATTTGTCTAGTAatgcgttacacccaacactgacgTGTGCTGCCAGAATTGCATGTGAACTTCATGGAAACATCAGTGAAACTTTCTTAAAACTTATATTTGTTAGACGGGACTGACCGTTTTAAGCTAAACTGTCACTACCAGTTGAAATACTTGTAAATGCAGCTGTTGTTCATGTGCTCAGATTCACAGAGAATCCATGAGTTTGTCTGTGTTCAGAAACACATCAATCTCAGTCGGCTAACATTAGGTGAGAGAGATGGATCTGGCAGCACAGAAGCCCGAGCTGGTCAATCATGAAGCGCGCTGACGTCCACGTCAATCTCCTGCCGTCTGAAGCAAATGGCTGACGCGGCACTGCTTTTCACCGGCTCAGGAGAACAGAGAGCTGGAGGACTGCTGATGACAGCCGTCACGGTCAGGACAGCAGAACTGTGTTTGAATCCGCACCTGTGTTTTTTTAATCCCAGAGGGAAGTGTTTATTCCAGTGAAGTGTTGTGTAACACGTTTACAGTCCTGCTCACTGTACAAATGATATGACCAATAAGGCAAATCCAAAATAACTGAACCAATTTCAACTTCACTTTCTAGGATTCAACCAgacaagatttaaaaaaaaatgagttaaaCTTGCAGCCAATttgattataattaaaaatgtaaggcACCAAATGaacttacatttttacagtgagCTAGTTTGATGCCATCAGCTAATGCACATacaaatttacacaaatatacactaAACTAAATTAACCAGCACATCTGACTAACCGGTCAGACGATGTGCAGTTCTGCTGATCTCTCAATAATCTATAAACAGTTGTAGAGCAAACACGTGTGATAtctaaaaatatctataatatCTTTCAAAGGTCTGATTCTCTCTGTACCACATTGGATTAGCAGCAACAGTTGAAGACGAGTCCAGTGATTAACTTCAAGAACATTTACCAAAGACAGAAAATCTTCTCCAAACTCCAAGAGACATCAGTAACATTACACATGAATCTAGTACAtaccagaggtgtaaagtatttgagtaaatgtaattagttattatattggctactttgtagttgtactgagtatcaaagatattggcaacttttactctctacttgactacatttctGAAACCAGTAAATGTAcgttttactccactacatttgtgatgagtaatgcaattacagattacatttttcatggcacctaactttttctgcagcagtttgtttctgatataaagaagtGATATCGCCAcctaagggcattgaaggtactatatcttgttcatttgcctttactcacccaaaacttgtcaacaaggatactttacgtgaatgtgtGTGCATTAGCTGGTAGTTGCTGATTGCAGgtgtttgatttattagatgaggaaatgactgcagctgatgatgaggctcaaaccagcacatacagtagactttgactatttaattttacttaacattgttttatttatccgctatattgacaagacctttttgaaggatattggtttacttatgacctttttgtgcacttgagctcaactgagacttgagagtttatagacgtttaaaaggttgttgtgtcgaccttgatttattgcagcattgaggtgttcagttttattttgattttagaaaataaacttgatttctcatcttacaaatcaattgtttcttattttcaccggcatgtctctcaggtgttgaggactagtgcatctctgagcctacattcagcatgagtaaaatacttaagtactgttaaaatcagatactttaagacttttactcaagttgtaTTGGAATgggttacttgtaacttgtagtgaAGTCATTTTCGATGTAAGGTATCAGAACTTTTACtaaagtatggttttcaggtactctttacacctctggtacatactgtgtgtgaaagCAGGAATTCAAACACAGCTGCATTTACAAGTATTTCAACTGGTAGAATTGTGACAGTTTAGCCTAAATCAGGGTCAATATACAGTCCCATGAAAACAAGCTAACGTTCCCATTatgttatgaaaacgttatttctgtaTGTTccctgaatgttcaaaacatccatttttttataaaatgttttttcttgctTATACGAATctttaaagcccaaagtatactttggccaTCCGCATCCGTGCACCGTCCGCATGATGCACTTTTCGTCATCAGGAGGGTCCGCAGACATCCGCACATCCCGTCCGCGTACAACAGCACATGTGCGAGTGACTTGAGCGCTTGAAAACAGCAGTCCCCTAAATAGTGCGCATGCGCCGAACGCGTCTGTCCACGCTCACAGCcaaaggagtatactttgaaaggctcacACACTTAACTGTGCACGAGACAGAGTGGAGTATACCCCGGGGCTCAAGGGAACATTCCTttgtatcattcttcaaacattatgggaatgttacttttgaatgttctctgaacgttctgaaacaaatagtaacatttgaaaaacattagACGAACTAAAATGTTCTATTAACGCTACcggaagaacatttgttcataagtATACTTCAGTTGTCCATGTCCGCACAACGTCCGCGTAACGTAAATTTCGTCATCTGAAGGGTTCGCGGACCTCCGCACACCTCATCCGCGCGCAGCCCAAATTTTTGAGACCGCGCAGATGGTGCACTTACAACAGCGCATGTGCAAGAAAGACAGAAGAACCACAACAATTGAACTGCACATGTGTAGAACTCGGCCATCCATTCTCATCCGTGGTTGAGTATACTTTAGCCACGTTTCCACTGCAGGAACTTTGCccagggactttggggtggtactcggtgcGTTTCaaccgcaggaaccagggtctaaatgaagttctgggtaaaaaaacttccccctcagaaagtccctgctcacgaggtagtactttttcaaagttcaggaactttcgggggtgggacttggccactgaacatgctgattggttcagttcacgcagcattttgattggttgactccacacagcattttatttcaaccaccatttttaaaagtcagcTGCGGtgtgtgcagtaagagttgtttgctattcaaatcaacagtggcatttaaaaaatatgaccgATGGACCAAtaacgaggttcaggctttattaagttTATATGCGGAGGACAAAATCCAGCGGGACCTGGAAAGTCGCGCACAGTCCtcaatcttcacggtactttaaaccccaggtctgggggaaaaaagttcttgggaaaaaagttcctgggacaaattgtgcGGACCCGACTGTGTGCGAGACTCATCCGGACacggaaagtgaagtatacccgggccttaacattgagagaaccttgccagaacattagcaaatgttctgagaatgttccctgttcacTAGGGTTTCATTTATTGCAATAAACAGATTTGATTCCAATCGGGAGAGACATTTGCTGTATGTACATTGACTTCAGTGACTTCATAATGGTCACGGTGACACACGAGTCCCTGAGCCTCGTTATTAATGAGTTTAATTATCAGCCTTGAGACACGCGCTCCAGTGGCGCAGGGAAGATCAGAAGTGAGTGGCAGCTGTTTTCTGTGACTGacagttctctctctctgtgcagCGGCGCTGGGCATCGTCCTTACCAGCGGCTGCGCCACTTCACGCCACTGTCAGCAGCAGGAACTGCCAGGCGTGAGCATCCACTGCTGCGACTCGGACCTGTGCAACAGCGCCACCCGCCGGCCGCCGCACACACTGCAGCTGCTGCTGGCTGCGCTCCTGTGGATGTGCTTATGATTCCTCTGCACCAGGAACTCTAGCAACGAGAAAGTGCACAGAACGCACAGCATTTCCACACGGATTTCCACTATTACACAGTAATGATCTCAACACCATCAGTCTTTATACACGTTCATTTTGATTTCTCCTCATGAGAAACATCATGTAAACAGTTGTTTAGTCTGTTCTAGCGCTGTATTTTAGTTATGTTCTGCATGTACATCTACAGTAATTGCAATAACTATAGGTACTAAACTGAACCTGACCCTGTTTTCAATAGAGTAAAGATCGATGTTCAACGTGAAGTCAGTcaccattaaatcaaaatttacaactcttgtattttttatttattttttttatattgcagtgtttattataaatgaattatcagtgcagattattattgttttaaattcatgttcctcgtaatcttgaatcagaataacttcccctccctcttgcagtgacttctcttctctgatgacgagggcggggcaacctgtcactcacatgagatccaccaatagcaaaccacaaccatccaatcaattctccacagacaaaatcaagccccgccctacatttgttcttgttccagaagcttCCAGAAGAAACTTCCCTTTCATGACAACTTTAACGTTGGTCATGTGATCAAACGGTCATCTTTGAAAACATTTCTGCCGTTCTAAAACAGCATGGCTTATTTGCCATATGACTTACAAGTTTCGAGGAAAGTAAGAACAAATCTTTGATACTCCAGTTAGATTACAAATATGTTTGAATTTTAGGCCAATCTGAATCTTTAAACCTAAACAGCCTCGCCAAACTTTCTACAGCTTCTGGTGTTCTTAACGTTTATAACACCAACACCGAAAAATAAAGGGATAAGCATTCATCTtaaagtatttatattattaattattttgatgttCATGTAGTCAATTGTTAGACTTCAGACTAATGAGTAACACCACAAaggaaaatgattaaaaaaactgtaaatatagtTCAGACACattcaaatctttttttataaGTGTGCACAACAATCCGGTTGTTAAGACTGACGTCACgcggcagcgcttccgggtccaaacacTCTATCTCATACTACAAgaaacaacaaacggtgctaaaATATACacacgatgtggtgtaatactaccaaaaaattataatcataacttttatctccataccaaaatcccagatggccagacagtgattcatcttttgtaaattgttaaaatattaatgtcggTGATGCTGTGAGcatggagactgttgtgtagactgtaagtatttaaaatttttaactttttaaaatgttaaatgtttattatgaatACATAGCGCTCATAACCGGCCGTcg
This Ctenopharyngodon idella isolate HZGC_01 chromosome 5, HZGC01, whole genome shotgun sequence DNA region includes the following protein-coding sequences:
- the LOC127513411 gene encoding uncharacterized protein LOC127513411, translating into MTLHALLLYGLGLTLASALLSTQVAGLQCYGCNVFHGQKYVDVGCSRPEVITCTHSHKGFKHRFCIKTESTALGIVLTSGCATSRHCQQQELPGVSIHCCDSDLCNSATRRPPHTLQLLLAALLWMCL